From the genome of Scyliorhinus canicula chromosome 27, sScyCan1.1, whole genome shotgun sequence:
atcttgggtaatgatattgctagatcgcaggtgggagtggtgCCTTCTATGGTTGATACGCCAATggcaaatcagacaactgaagtgttgagggacgaatatcctgggatttttacgGATTGTGTagcaacaaggtcgcaaagtcacaggttaagacaagaggagaaatcaaatagTGAAGATGAGTTGAATCTGAAAcaattttgatcagatggttgaaaaataaAAAGAACATGTGGAAGATGAGTCGGATATttgtagttcaggaaaattggcggagttacaacaaaaagctGTTGAAATAAAAAGTATGTATCAGAAAGCTATCCGGAAGAGGAATCTGGGAGTGtatcagagtgttattaccgtaaaagttaTGTCTTGATGTCTTTgtgcctttgtgaagacagaccaAAGTCTGTACTCAATTGcgcagccatttctttgccccttaTTATGTATTTCCCTGTTCTGtgtgtagggggcctacatttctctttaccaatctctttctctcaacatatctatagaaactcttagagtcagtctttatgttccctgcaggcttcctttcatactgtacatttccctcctcaatcaatcccttcgtccttctttgctgaattctaaactgcacccaatcctcagacctgttatttttcttggccaatctgtatcctTCTTCCTTGAATAGGATACTATTTCTAACTCCCCTTTTTAAGCTATGGATTGGCCCACTTACCCCATTTGCCTTTGTgctagacaggaatgaacagttactGTAGTTCCTCcaagcgttccttgaatgtttgccattgtctttaCACTCTCATCCCTTTACGTAactgtccccaatctatcaaggccaactaacgtgtcatatcctcatagttcttttttttttaagattcaccgccctagtctctgaatcaacactctccatcttgatgaaaaaaatccatcatgttatggtcgctcatcgcCCAAGGGGTCTTGTACAGCCCAATCGACAATTATTCTCTTCTCATGACCCAGTtgaagatggcctgctctctagatGGTTCCGCCAAATATTGGTCaaaaaaaccatcccatatacactccaggaattcctcctctccgGCATTGTggttaatttgatttgcccaatctatatgaatattaaaatcacccatgatcatcgatattcccttgttacatgcatctgtaatttcttgtttaatgccattcgcaACCTTACCACTGCCGTTTGGGGATCTATACACAGCCCTTCGCTCATCAATttcctttgtcacctcttcaaagtaACTCAGTCAAGTTAGCGAGGGATGATCATCCCCGCAGAAAGTTATTCTGCTGGTCAGTAACTGGTCGGCTTTCCTCCAAATGTCCGTATATcgtgtctctcagtatcagctcgaATACCTTCccgaccactgatgtcaagcgAACCGGTCTATAATTTTCTGGATTTGACCTGCTTCCTTTCTTTAAAATGGGAACAACATTGGATATTCTCCAGTCCCATGGAGGCTCACCTGTGGTTAAAGAGGATGTGAAGCTATCTGCTGAGGCCAGAGATAATTCCCCCCTTGTCCCTTGCActaatctgggatagatcccatccagcccgAGGAATTGTctcacttaatgcaatttagtGCATTCGAAACTTCCTCCTTTGATGGTTTTTGTCCGGAGTACCAAGAGTCTTTGTCAGACAAATAATGAAATTCTTCCCTATTTTGATATTTAATAATTGAAATATTGAACTATTTTCTGTCGAAAATTCATCATTTGTCAGTTAACATAGTTCATCCCAATAATAGGAGTGAATTTGAATTGTAAAGAacattggtaaggccgcacttacctTACGGAACTTGGTAaggcacacaattctggtcgccacactaccaaaatgATGTGGGTGAGagggtgcaaagaaggtttaccagggtaTTGCCTTGTATGTTGGGTGTTGgcaaggctgaatagactcggactgttttccttTGAAGGGCGGAGGTTGAGCGGTGAGGTAATGGAGGTCTACTAGATTTTGAGggtcatggatagaatggatgagcAGACAttctttcccagagtggaggggtcagtgaccagggggcattggtttaagatccgtggggcaaagtttaaaggagatgtgcgaggcatttGAGTGGTTTGTTCCTGGagtcatcttgacaaacacatagaTAGGATGGGCATCGAGTGATACCGCACAAGGACGGTCTGAGGGATTTAGCAAAGGTTGGCTTAATGGCTagtacaggattggagggccgaaggacctgttcctgtgctgtattgttctttcttctttgacTGTTTGTTCAAAtaaacaattatattttccatGCTTGTCCTATCgaattttgcagatgatgcagATTCTCCACGTGATGGACAATGAAGGGGACAGTTAAAATCTCATATATTATATAGAGGGCGATAAaccggcagatggaatttaacaaagaAAAGCGTGTTGTCATGCATTTGTGGAGGTTAAACAGCTGTAGGGAGTCCGTACTAAATTACAACATCTTAACAAGTGGAGACGAATTGTGACATATTGACATACAAGTACACAGGCCCCTCATATCAGGAGATTACGTAGACAAAGTTGAACATAAAGCTTATGGGGTAATGTCCTTCAATGGCAGAGGGAAATAATATCaatgtaaggatataatgttggaattgcatAAAGAAAACTGTTGAGGCCAGAACTGGAGCATTGTGGGCAATGCTGCTCACAACATTTCAGCAAGGACGTAATTGCCCTGGAGTGAGTACATTTGCTAGAATGTTGGCAGTGCTGGAAATGTACAGCTATGCGAAGAGATGATTTTCCTTGAAACAATGAACGGTGACGAGTGACTGAATTGAGGCGGACAACATTATGAGGGGAAAAGATCGGCTGAACAGAATAAAATTAtatcccttggtggagaattttcGAAGCAGGAGAAACAGATACAGAATAGTTCCCAGATGGAATAGAGGGAACGTGAGAAAGAACGTTTTTACACAGAGACTGGAATTCGCTCACCGAGTTAGTTGTAGAGGCAGAGACCATAATCTCTTTTTTCTTATGCAACAGGGTCGGCACCTTAAGTGTTTTAAGCTACAGGGTTTCAGACTGGGTGAAAAAAGGTGGGATAAATGGACATCTTAGTGTCcttggctggcatggacaagaaaGGAAGAATAACTTCCTTATCTGCTGTAATTGTTCTGTGGTGCTAAGTACATTAGCCAAGGTGGCGGCTCTTTGCGGAGAGAGCCGCATTAGTTCGAGTAGAGTCTGTTTACAGGGATAGTGGCTCACTCAGGTCAGGGTCTGTTTACAGGAACGGGGGATTAAGTTGTGACTGCAAAATGTGAGACGGAATGAGTCCGTTTATGGGATATTCATTGGGctggggaattagtcagtgtGGGCTATTCACATGGAGGGGGAATTGGTCACGATCGAGGCTGTTCGCAGGGAGGGGGGATTAAGTCAGTGTCGGGTCTAAACCAGGACGTAGAATTTGTCAGGTTAGCTACTGTTCCCTTGGGGAGGGGCGAATTAGTCAAGTTCGGGGCTATTCTCATGGAGAGGAATTAGTCAGGATATTGGATGCTCACAGGGCTTAGCCAATGGAGGGTCTGTTCAAAAGGAGATGGAGTGAGTCACTGTGGGTGCTTAACCAACGGGAATTAACCATGGAAAAGTCTGTTCAGAGAATGGGGTAGTGAGCCTTACATTGATATTTTACTGGGAATTGGAATTATTCAGGGTCTGGGATATTCACAATTCTAGACACGGTGGGGACTGTTCAGAGAGAGGGGTATGAGTCAGGTGGGATTGTTCACAGGGAGGTGTATTAGTCAGGATATGGGTTGTTCACAGAGAGGGGAATTAGTAAATGTACGGGATGTTCACATATGGGGGAATCTGAAACATTTCATTGTTCCATTAAACAATATCCaatgccctcccctcatcaatcatctttgtcatctcctcaaaaaactcgatcaagttagtgtgGCACGACCTCCACTACACAACACCATGTTGTCCATCGCTATTGAgctcatttgtttccaaatgggtataagttCTGTCCCAGAGAAttatctccaataatttacctacgacCACCATGAGGCTCACCGACCTATACTTTCCAGGATTccccctgctacctttcttaagcagcggtaccacattagctattcaccAGTTTTTTGGAATATTACCTCCCACTTCAGCCTCCAGTGCTTCCGAGAAAACAAACTCAACCTCTCAAACTCAACTGCTGGTCAATCatgctgcaccctctccagtgcaatggcgatcacaactgcacacaatattgtaTCTGTGGCCTAAGCAATGTTCAATAAAGTTGTAGCAAGGCCTCCCTGCTCTTTTATTTTACACTGCGTCTGATGACGGCAGTCATTCCGTTGTGCCTTCTTCACCCCCTATCTATATGGAGtggttgaattctccctctgtgttcccaaacaggcgacgaggggcttttcactgttacttcattgcagtgttaatgtcagccaacCTGTggcacaaagattattattatagaccaCTTTCTTCCTTAATAGTACCTGGGGATCTACTGCGTATTGTGTTTATATTTCGCTTAATTGacctcccaaaatgtatcacgTCAACTACTATCAAGATTACATTTCATCAGCCATTGCTCCATCGAATATACCAGCTGATAAATATCAGTCTATACTATACACCTCAACAACAACGCCGGTTCTGTGTCTCCGGCTCTCCTGGTATGATACTTTCTACATTCACATCCAAGTCTATAATATGTAGACTCACAGCAACGATACCTGTGATGGACCGCTGGTCACAGGATTAGAACAACAAAATCAGCCCTCCACCatcaccatttgctttctttaacaAGCAAAATCTGCATTCAATTTGACaagtttgttatgggccagggattagaaaTACAAAGTATAtaatgaagttcacctgacctacaaccttatgttgaatttggctaagatGCACAAAAGAGCCTCCCCTTCAAAAATGTGATTCAAGagtcctagacactttaatcaaaataatttttattctaagaacttagttagcATATATAGATAAACACacagcaattttttaaaaatcaattacaaacatatagACACGCAATAGCTGCAGTAATCTACGTATAATACTCAATAATTTCCCctttactgttccaattcaaaaacaaaattacaTCTACTATTCCGCATATTTAATGATTCTATAATTCAGCACTGTATTTGTTTGTTCTGATTGGTCGAGTTGCCACACGCTGAAGCAAGTAACGGGCAGCCTTCGTTTCTTGCAGGTGTTCCGAACTGTGTCACAGAAGAATTGTACCACAGAAGAAATTACAAATCAGGAAGTCCGGTGGAGCAGTCGTTCGCATTCCTTCAccaaggcgccgaggacccgagttcgatcctggccctgggtcactgtctgtgtgggttttgcacaatctccccatgtctgcgtgggtctcattcccacaacccaaagatgtgcagggtaggtgaattgtccacactgaattgccccttaattggaattgggtattctaactttatttttaaaaagaagcaatTATAAACTGTGATGAAGACATCCTTACATTCACAATTTTCTTTACGATTTGCAACTAATTTTTACCTCATTAAATTAATCCAAAATATACTTTTTTACTTTGCTTCGAATTAAGGAATACTCCGGAATAAACCCGGCCCTGTAACTAGAATCATGTGGACTGAGTATAAATGTCCATTTCCTATTTGTTAGGTCTTGGCACATACTTATAGatatagaattgtagaatcaaTGTCACATCCTCTTGtcaaaaaaaatatttgaaaaatagaACAGGTTAACCTGTTGTCCTGTAAACCGCAAACATTTAGAGCAACTGTTAGCTAAATTTCCTCATACAACGTCAGATTTTCTTTTCCGAATTTCCTAATTGAGGGGTAATGTATCAAGGCCAAttcacccggcacatctttggattatgagaGTGTGatccacgcagacaatgtgcaacCACAGACAATCAACGGGCGCTGGGACCAATCCCGGGTCTCAACACAATGATTTAGCAcctctgcaccactgtgctgccccagaattTGCTTTTGATTTTGGTGTTATTTCTGCATGTATGTATCATAGATCAAGCTATTAGCAACCCGTATCTCATTCAAACACATTCACATACATGTTATTACTGAATCCATAGTGCTGATTTCAAACAGTTCTGTGAAGTTAATTATGAGGTGTCAAATTGTACATAGTGTGCTAAATCAAAGCTAATGTTTCAAAGCAGACCACCTCTGAAATGAATAATTCCAAAAAGAACAGCTCGCTCTCGTTGAACTGTTTAGTGTCTCAACAGCAGACATCAAAAATGCACTATTTATAGACAGAGCCACGGTAGAAACCTAAGACATTATATCTAACATATGTGATACCGTACAAAAtagtattattattaaaagttTACACGTGTATGCGGACAGATTTGTGGGTGCAAGAGTGAGTGATGTGGGAACACATGCCAAGTATGTTCGTGATTAATGAGTCTTTATTCACATGGGAAAACTCACACACTCGTTATACATGGATACTTGTCAAAAATACCAATCCATATAAGCAGAGGCGTAACATGTTATGTAAGAATTTTTCAAACAGAGCCCTCCACGTTAGGTTAGTCACATAAAGAATAGAAGCGCAATTGCCACAGAGTCCGATATATACTGTATAGTGTCTTGGGATCGTCACTTTAAGtcgttttgtgggtggagctgagctgcgaGTGTGGGATAttttttcagtttcattttcagtttgactGTTGTGGACTCAAAGGGCGAAGAAAGTGTTTTTTTTGTCTTCCTATGGCCctccacccaataacccagtaaccatgctgaacctttttggacagtaaagacaattatcatggccaatccacctaacctgcacatctttggactatgggaggaaagcaggacacccggaggaaccccacgcaggcaaaggtagaacgtgcagactccgcacagacaatgcacagatagctgggaatcgaacttggaaccctggagcacagaagcaactgtgctaactactgtgctaccgtgctccccattcaagtgagaatacagtgtgaatCGGATTTTCCGGTTACTTGGATTTTATTTTTGAATTCGAACAGCTGAGGAGAAATTCATTAAGGGTTGTACATAGATTAATGTAGCTGCGTGGTGTCTTTATGTTGGTAATTGATACAAATTCATGCTGTGtttatgcatatatatatatatatatgtgtgtgtgttaactaagttcttagaacaAAGCTTGTTTTCATTAAGGTGTCTCGGAAGACTGATGAATCACATCTGATAGGAAAGCTCATCCAAGCAAAATTCAACAGATAGATTGTAGGTCAGGTGggctccataatatactttggaggttttaaaccctggcccataataggaaCTACATCCTGCCCACTAGAGTGGGTGGAAGTGAGTGATTTTGACTGACATGTCCACAAGTCATGGTGGCATGACACAAGTCACAGGTGGCAGGAAGAGGTATGGTGGTTAAAACAGAATATGCAAATTTTCCTTACTGGAGTCGAAAGTCAATATTATGATGGTTGGTAAAAGGATTAGTGGAGAAATGAGGAAGATATACACcacgcagaggatggtggtgtTCCAGAATACGCTGCCTGTCTTAGTGGTGGAGTCAAAAACCATGAACTCAGTACAAATGACCTGGGTCAGCACTTGATAcaggacaaatatatgaataggatgggaatagagggaaacggaccccggaagtgaagacgattttaatttagacggacagcatggtcagagaaggcttggagggctgaagggcctcttcgtgtgctgtacgtttctttgctCTTCATTCTTTGTTTTTTGTGACCTGCTAAAATTTGTGTTTCAGGGTGATGGGAATAAAATGTGCATcagtttattcatttatttttctggCGCCACAAACATAAAAGGCTCAAAGACTCTTCCTGTACATAACCTTTCCAATGTACCCTCGTTTTATTTGATTAAATCAGTAAGTGCAGCAAAGGGATATGTCAACACATTTTTGAACTGGACTCTGAATCTAGCCTGGGTAACGGCATAAATGCCAGTGTTTGTACAACAACTAAGAAGCTGCAGCATGAATCCCAATTCCACCATGAAAACCGGGATATATATGGACCTATAGCCAAACCAGTACATTCGTAACCATACAATGTATACCATAATCACTGTCCATAAGAGTATGAAATTTCCAGAGATAAGAAACAATAAAATAATGGATTTCTTTCGACTTGCCATTTCGGAATCTCTTGGAATCTCCCGACTGCTCTTAGCCCGGAGTCTCTGGCGGGCTCTGCTGCTCACTAAAATATTTCTGATGGTAAAAATATTGAGCAACAGAATCAGGATGAATGGGACGCCTGGCGTTAGGATGTAATGAAAGAACTCGATTGTTACCCAGACCCGGGAAGTCATAACGTCCATTGTCACTTTACAAAACCAGGGGTCGTTTACGAGCCAATACTTTGACGTGAACATGAAATACCAGAAGACGTTCTTCAAACAGCTCAGACCAATCACTGTTGCTAGAACCAGAACAGACATTTTCTCGGTGCAATACTTAGATTTCACCTTCTGGCaagaaatggccacaaatcgatcgaaCGTGAAAGTGACGgtaaaccagacagaacagtcagtggcgGCATAAAGCAGGACAGCATGGATATTACAGATTGGAAGGTGTAGCAAGAAACGAAAATGTATGCGATAGACAACTGGAATCTGACGGAATATCAGGTCAAAGACAATTACCAGTAGATCAGCCGCTGCCATTGCCACCAGGTAACGTGTGACACATTTAGAAAGACCGCACTTTCCACGATTAAGGATGACAATCGTCaatacattaactgcaatgagtGGACATAAATAAGAAGATAATAGATCAGACCGTGCGTAAAATTACAGGATTAATTGAACTGTAATTGCACTTTGGAAATGTAGCCTGAGAATATGTCAAATTCTAAGTCCTCATTTGGTCACTCTGCATTCATTACATTAAAATTAATCAAATAAGTTCACACCCAGAGGGAAATAAGTACAATCATAAAATCAATAGTCGGAAAAACTTATTCAACATGATGCGAAGAATAATCCATTGAAGTAGAATTTTCAGAATTAATAGCTTGTTAATATAAAAGACTTACCTGGAACAGCAACAACTGCAAGGAGAGGATAGAAAATCTTTTCTCCATCCTGAAGCAAATTATGTATCCGCCACTCGGTCGCTGGATCCCACCGTCTCGAGCTGCTGACCATTGTTAATGCTGTTGACAATCTATGCTTACACAGTGACAGAAGTTGCTTAATAATAGGGGAGGATCATCCTCTAGTCACATCATTAGGGTCCCTGGAGATTAAAATTAATTACAGTCACAGAACAAACAGGTTCAATTAAATCTTCAATCATAAACTTTCAGTACCACAGCACATATTTGTCCACATATGGATTTCCAGCAACTAGTATTTCCTTAAATATCCAGTCACGAAACATTTAAAACAACTCAAAAAGAACCAATTTATCACTGACCATCGATTTTAAGTATGTTCACCTTAAAATATCACTGGAAATGTCCTTCAGTCATGTCAATATAGTGGACCGGCTCTCTGAAATATAACGACTGGAAAAGTCTCTCTAAATTAACGTTATTGTGGCAGTTAGCACTCTATCCTGCACCATGGTTTTTGGATGCGCATTAAATGACCACAGAAGCGTGATAAGTTTTCTTAATGTTTCTGTGAAAAGTAAAAGACCGATCGTCAAAGGAACAATAGAAAAAAGTGGTAGCAAACACCGTTGTGCCTGCAATAACATTAATACTTTGGGTAGAAAACGTTTCAAAAAAGACCATGGAGTAAATGAAAGAAAATTGCAGTCGTTGCTCCACGTTAGGAATTTTCTAACCAAACAACAAATCTGACCGAATATTATACATAAATAAAATCCAAATCAAGCAGCAGTGCAAAAAACAGGATATATTGAATCCccatcaatctccaggacaaaCAGACCAAATAAATACAATCCACACAacattgatagaacatagaacattacagcgcagtagccctcgatgttgcgccgacccgtgaaaccatctgaagcctatctgacctacactattccatttttatccatatgtctatccggtgaccacttaaatgtccttaaatttggcgagtctactactgttgcaggcagggcgttccacacccctactactctctgagtaaagaaactgcctctgacatctgtcctatatctaccacccctcaatttaaacctatgtccactcgtgttggtcatcaccatccgaggaaaaagtatctcactgtccaccctatctaaccctcgggCTACCTTATATGTCTCtaataagtcacctctcagccttctcctatcTAACGAAAACAAACCTtatgtccctgagcctttcctcgtaagaccttccctccataccaggcaacatcctagtaaatctcctctgaaccctttccaaagcttccacatccttcctataatgtggtgactagaactgcacacagtactccaggtgcggccgcaccagagatttgtacagctgcagcatgacctcgtggctccgaaaatCCGAAACTCATTCCCCcatctgataaaggctagcacaccataaccTGCGTGGCACCTTTCAGGGATTTATctgcctggatgccgagatctctctgttcatctacacgaccaagaatcttgccattagcacagtactctgcattcctggtactccttccaagtgaaacacttgatttcatagaatttacagtgtggatggaggcatcgagtctgcactggctcttggaaagagcaccgtacccaaagtcagcacctccaccctatccccataaaccagcaaccccacctaacactaagtgcaattttgtacactgagagcaatttatcatggccaatccacctaacttgcacatctttggactgtgggaggaaaccggagcatctggagg
Proteins encoded in this window:
- the LOC119957675 gene encoding probable G-protein coupled receptor 139, which gives rise to MVSSSRRWDPATEWRIHNLLQDGEKIFYPLLAVVAVPVNVLTIVILNRGKCGLSKCVTRYLVAMAAADLLVIVFDLIFRQIPVVYRIHFRFLLHLPICNIHAVLLYAATDCSVWFTVTFTFDRFVAISCQKVKSKYCTEKMSVLVLATVIGLSCLKNVFWYFMFTSKYWLVNDPWFCKVTMDVMTSRVWVTIEFFHYILTPGVPFILILLLNIFTIRNILVSSRARQRLRAKSSREIPRDSEMASRKKSIILLFLISGNFILLWTVIMVYIVWLRMYWFGYRSIYIPVFMVELGFMLQLLSCCTNTGIYAVTQARFRVQFKNVLTYPFAALTDLIK